In Chlorogloeopsis sp. ULAP01, the genomic window GTGAACAGTGCTTCAGCCATACGGTTCAACGAACAACTGACAACTGATACCCAACAATCAGTTTTCGTTATCATAACCCTAGTTCAGACAGGGAACTTTTTGATGGTGACTAACTTCATAGAGCTACTAAGCCAGTTAATGCTGCTCTCAATTGATAAACAGTTAATCATTGGCTGTAAGTGATAAGACATTCTCATCAAAGTTCTCACAAAATTTCCGTTTTTGAGAATACTGGTGCAATATATTAGGTTTATCGTCTTGCTGATGACTTCACTGACGACATAAAAAACAGTAATTATGCCTAGAATAGCTATAGACAAAATCAAAATAGGTGTGAATCGCCGTCCATTAAACGGCGAGAAAGTAAAGGAGTTGAAAGAATCTATTCAGGCAATGGGTTTATTGAACCCAATCACGATAGATGGAGATTATAAACTGATAGCTGGGCTGCACCGTTTGACAGCCTGTCAGATGCTGGGTTTAGAGGAAATAGAATGCAATGTCGTTAACTATGAAGATACTGAACAAGCTCGTTTAGCGGAGATTGATGAAAATTTGATCCGCAATGAGCTAGAACCTCTGGAGCGACATGAACTTTGGCTGGAACGGGAACAAATTCTGCAAAAGTTGGGACTAAGAGCACAACCAGGAGATAACCAACACACTCTCAAAGGTGGTGAAATGGTTGCACCTCCTCCTAAGACTACTAAGGAGATGGCTAAAAATGCTGGTTTTTCTGAACGTACTCTCCAGCAAGGTTTACAGATTGCTAAAGGTATTCATCCAGAAGTCAAACAGTTAATTAAAGGAACAGCGATCGCCAAAAGTACTACAGCCCAATTAGAGATAGCAAGAGCTGCTGCTCAAGAACGGGCTGTAGCAGAGCAAGCTGAAAAAGCTTCCGAGTTAGCTAAGGCGATGGGAAAGCAACAAGAAGCCGAAAAGCAAGCAAAATTAGCCGAACAAGCACGAAGTAAGCAAAAAGAGTTACAGATTGTAGCCTTCCAAAGTGCTATGGCTCAAAAACAAACAAAGTCGGCTCTCAAGAGAGTTACTACACAGACAGCAAAAACACCTGATAAAAGAGCGATCGCCCGAATCGAATCGCAAGTAAAATTGGGTGACGAATTGATGCTTGGTCGGCATTTAGTATATTGTGGCGATACTAGCAGCAAACAATTCAAGGAACTGCTACCCTCAAATGCAGCTTTGGCGATCGCGACAATTTCACCAACTTGGAATCATGACTACTTGATTGATGAAGCACGGGTTGTGGCGGTACTGCGTTCTGGGGGCAATATCTACGAATTTTGCACTCAAGTGCGGATGCCATTTCAATATGAATTTGTGATTGGCAACTTGTATGTAAGCATTTTTTCTCACCAGCCTAAAACCCAGCCCCAGATCCCAATTAATATTGAAGGTGTAGAAGGAATAATCAGTTACCTGATCAATTTGTATACAAGTCATCAAGATAATTTTGTCATTGCCCCTTTTATGGGAGATGCTGAAATCCTGATTAATTGCGAAAGGATGGGACGTATCTGTTTTATTGGAGACGATAATCCTGAATTTGTGAGTCATGGAATTACACGCTGGGAGAAATGGACAGGAAAGCAAGCAGAAAAAACCAACTCAACAAGTTATGTCAAATCGTTTTAAGAAGGCAGACCCAATGAAACAAGTTTCACAAGCCTTGCATGAAAAACCTCACCCCGTCCTGTCGGACACCCCTCTCCTTGCTAAGGAGAGGGGCAGGGGG contains:
- a CDS encoding ParB N-terminal domain-containing protein: MPRIAIDKIKIGVNRRPLNGEKVKELKESIQAMGLLNPITIDGDYKLIAGLHRLTACQMLGLEEIECNVVNYEDTEQARLAEIDENLIRNELEPLERHELWLEREQILQKLGLRAQPGDNQHTLKGGEMVAPPPKTTKEMAKNAGFSERTLQQGLQIAKGIHPEVKQLIKGTAIAKSTTAQLEIARAAAQERAVAEQAEKASELAKAMGKQQEAEKQAKLAEQARSKQKELQIVAFQSAMAQKQTKSALKRVTTQTAKTPDKRAIARIESQVKLGDELMLGRHLVYCGDTSSKQFKELLPSNAALAIATISPTWNHDYLIDEARVVAVLRSGGNIYEFCTQVRMPFQYEFVIGNLYVSIFSHQPKTQPQIPINIEGVEGIISYLINLYTSHQDNFVIAPFMGDAEILINCERMGRICFIGDDNPEFVSHGITRWEKWTGKQAEKTNSTSYVKSF